The Clostridia bacterium genome includes a window with the following:
- a CDS encoding lytic transglycosylase domain-containing protein, with protein sequence MSRKRCKIRKSAVAVFLTLLLIIAGFGVYFAGRLIEKSTYPPKYREYVEKYADENGLEPELVFAVIKTESSFRPGVVSSAGAIGLMQLMPDTARKVAAHSGGKLSEDADLYDPETNIAFGCMLLRWMYDEFGNMDTALAAYNAGWGNVRKWLRDEAYSADGMTLHTIPFKETENFVKRVNAATDKYRELYYGG encoded by the coding sequence ATGTCGCGAAAACGCTGTAAGATAAGGAAGTCAGCCGTCGCCGTCTTTCTTACGCTTTTGCTGATAATCGCCGGATTCGGTGTGTACTTTGCCGGCCGGCTCATCGAAAAGTCGACCTATCCGCCGAAATACCGCGAATACGTCGAGAAGTACGCTGATGAAAACGGCCTCGAACCCGAGCTTGTCTTCGCCGTGATAAAGACGGAGAGCAGCTTCCGTCCGGGCGTCGTTTCTTCCGCCGGCGCGATCGGACTGATGCAGCTCATGCCGGACACCGCGCGCAAGGTCGCGGCGCACAGCGGCGGCAAGCTTTCCGAAGACGCCGACCTGTACGATCCGGAAACGAATATCGCGTTCGGTTGTATGCTGCTGCGCTGGATGTACGACGAATTCGGCAATATGGACACCGCGCTCGCCGCGTATAACGCCGGCTGGGGCAACGTCAGAAAGTGGCTTCGGGACGAAGCGTATTCTGCCGACGGCATGACGCTGCACACGATACCGTTCAAAGAGACGGAAAACTTCGTCAAGCGCGTCAACGCCGCAACGGATAAATACAGAGAATTATACTACGGAGGATGA
- a CDS encoding dephospho-CoA kinase, whose protein sequence is MVYGLVGRSGSGKSTAAEVFAESGLFVVDCDKVAAEVLTDETVKRKLAEAFGNDVLDGGEVDKKLVAERAFADRGSLDLLNSITHPPILARLAAICAEREKTVLDAPTLFESGADKLCDAIIAVVAPEEACETRLLARDGASLKSIRRRLAMQKSEEYLRERADIVIENDCGENEFRKRVKNVAKTL, encoded by the coding sequence ATGGTTTACGGGCTTGTTGGCAGAAGCGGATCCGGAAAAAGCACCGCCGCCGAGGTTTTCGCGGAGAGCGGTCTTTTCGTCGTAGACTGCGACAAGGTCGCCGCGGAGGTGCTTACCGACGAAACCGTGAAGCGCAAGCTCGCGGAAGCGTTCGGGAACGACGTCCTCGACGGCGGCGAGGTAGACAAAAAGCTCGTCGCGGAACGCGCCTTTGCCGACCGCGGCAGTCTCGATCTGCTCAACTCGATAACCCACCCGCCTATACTCGCGCGTCTCGCCGCGATATGCGCGGAGCGCGAAAAGACGGTTCTCGACGCGCCTACCCTTTTCGAGAGCGGCGCGGATAAGCTCTGCGACGCGATAATCGCGGTCGTCGCGCCTGAGGAAGCGTGCGAAACGCGCCTGCTCGCGCGCGACGGCGCTTCGCTGAAATCGATACGCCGCCGGCTCGCGATGCAGAAGAGCGAGGAATACCTGCGCGAGAGGGCGGATATAGTCATCGAAAACGACTGCGGCGAAAATGAGTTCAGAAAGCGGGTAAAGAATGTCGCGAAAACGCTGTAA
- a CDS encoding threonylcarbamoyl-AMP synthase, whose translation MKTTFFELSGDGRAEKINKAAEVIRAGGLVAFPTETVYGLGANGFDEKAVLSIFEAKGRPHDNPLIMHVADLDTAAQLGYLGEAFYKLAAAYWPGPLTIIVKKRPAVNDIVTCGLDSVAIRMPSNEYARELIAAAGVPIAAPSANRSGKPSPVTARHVLEDMDGRIDMILDGGACEVGVESTVVTVCGETPTVLRPGGITPEQIKEALGSVALDKAVTQMLPEGEKPLAPGMKYKHYSPDCRVVIVEGGGAVGYIKERLAEDERACALCFNGEETLFARAIPYGDEGDSLSLAHGVFNAMREADGAGISTLFVRRPPMDGVGIAVYNRLFRAAAGNVVKVDR comes from the coding sequence GGAGGTCATCCGCGCCGGCGGTCTCGTCGCGTTCCCGACCGAGACGGTTTACGGCCTCGGCGCAAACGGCTTCGACGAAAAGGCCGTCCTCTCGATCTTCGAGGCGAAGGGGAGGCCGCACGACAACCCGCTTATCATGCACGTCGCCGATCTCGATACAGCCGCGCAGCTCGGATATCTGGGCGAAGCGTTCTACAAGCTCGCGGCGGCGTACTGGCCCGGTCCGTTGACAATCATCGTCAAAAAGCGTCCGGCGGTCAACGATATTGTCACCTGCGGACTCGACAGCGTTGCGATACGCATGCCGTCGAACGAATACGCGCGCGAGCTGATTGCGGCGGCGGGAGTGCCGATTGCGGCGCCTTCCGCGAACCGCTCCGGCAAGCCGAGCCCCGTCACGGCGCGGCACGTGCTGGAGGATATGGACGGCCGCATAGATATGATCCTCGACGGCGGCGCCTGCGAAGTCGGCGTCGAATCCACCGTCGTCACCGTCTGCGGCGAAACGCCGACGGTGCTGCGTCCGGGCGGCATAACGCCGGAGCAGATAAAGGAAGCGCTCGGCAGCGTCGCGCTCGACAAAGCGGTGACGCAGATGCTGCCCGAAGGCGAAAAACCACTCGCGCCGGGAATGAAATACAAGCATTATTCGCCCGACTGCCGCGTAGTAATCGTTGAGGGCGGCGGCGCGGTCGGATACATAAAAGAACGCCTCGCGGAAGACGAACGCGCCTGCGCGCTCTGCTTCAACGGTGAGGAAACGCTCTTCGCCCGCGCGATACCATACGGCGACGAAGGCGACAGTCTTTCGCTCGCCCACGGCGTGTTCAACGCGATGCGCGAGGCGGACGGCGCGGGCATTTCCACGCTGTTCGTCAGGCGTCCGCCCATGGACGGCGTCGGGATCGCGGTATATAACCGCCTCTTCCGCGCCGCGGCGGGGAACGTGGTAAAAGTCGACCGATAA